From the genome of Triticum aestivum cultivar Chinese Spring chromosome 3B, IWGSC CS RefSeq v2.1, whole genome shotgun sequence, one region includes:
- the LOC123068519 gene encoding glycerol-3-phosphate acyltransferase ATS11, chloroplastic yields the protein MGRSTPQIGEERRRRLDQAPCSTDQGRSIPATCSTSSHPLTEFVLRVRKEVERGKLPPDVADNFENLYYNYKNEVLQNGDPNAYQIMLSNMMDLFDRILLDAESPFTFQPYHKAIREPFDYYTFGQNYIRPLVDFRYKSGCGLLPCLSSRQRFSWLQVSCCIYHCSYTISCLSNNWKPCLQFSI from the exons ATGGGTAGGTCAACGCCGCAGATTGGGGAGGAGCGCCGTCGCCGCCTGGACCAAGCTCCCTGCTCCACCGACCAAGGACGCTCGATTCCGGCCACCTGCAGCACATCAAGCCATCCGCTAACAG AGTTCGTTCTACGCGTCAGGAAGGAAGTGGAGAGAGGGAAGTTGCCTCCAGATGTTGCTGATAACTTCGAAAACCTGTACTACAATTACAAGAATGAG GTCCTACAAAATGGGGATCCAAATGCATATCAGATCATGCTTTCCAACATGATGGATTTATTTGACCGCATTCTGCTGGATGCAGAG AGTCCATTTACGTTTCAGCCTTATCACAAGGCCATCAGAGAACCATTTGACTATTACACCTTCGGTCAGAATTACATTAGGCCACTGGTAGATTTTAG GTACAAATCTGGGTGTGGATTGCTGCCTTGCCTTTCCAGCAGGCAAAGGTTCAGTTGGCTACAGGTTTCTTGTTGTATCTATCACTGCAGTTACACAATATCTTGTCTATCCAATAATTGGAAGCCTTGCCTACAATTTTCCATCTGA